The SAR202 cluster bacterium genomic interval CCCGTCTCCAGCACGCCCAGCTCCACGCCCAAGGATCGAAAGCCGGCTCCAGATCACCCTTGGAGATCGAGACTGATTCAACCAAAACCAGTCGTACTGACAAAATCCCTGAGCAGTAAGACTGACAAAGTCATTGAGCATTGACATCAGGCGGGGGCGAGGAAGGGCCTACCAGATGCACTCAACGAGGCCGGAGGAGCGGATGATGGGGTCTCGGGTGATAAGCTTTGCATCGAGCGAAAGGGCGGTTGCCACAATAATTCTGTCATGGAGCTCAAGCTGAGCAAGGTCACCCATTCTTCGAAGGACACCCATGCTCAAGGGAGCAAATTCGAAGTTTGTCTCGTTTTCAACTCTGCGTATCAGCC includes:
- a CDS encoding type II toxin-antitoxin system VapC family toxin; amino-acid sequence: MNPGLKVVIDTHTLIWYLEESRKLPGSPKSILHSIDNGEATGIVPTIVLAEFIVVFEKGKTRIDPYRLIRRVENETNFEFAPLSMGVLRRMGDLAQLELHDRIIVATALSLDAKLITRDPIIRSSGLVECIW